The stretch of DNA GTGACGCGAAAGGAAAAGGCACCCGACGTGTTGATGGTACCACCGACGACAGTCGAACCCACCACTTTCGCTACCGGCAGGGGTTCGCCCGTGATCATACTCTCGTCGACATATGACTGCCCTTCGACCACTTTGCCGTCGACCGGGATTTTCTCACCGGGCCGCACCAGGATCTTGTCGCCGGGAAGCACCTCGGAGATCGGCAATTCGACGGCTTCGCCATTGCGCGATACGCGCGCGGTCCTTGCCTGCAGCCCGACGAGGCGCTTGATTGCCTCGGAGGTCCGACCCTTGGCTTTCGCCTCTAGATAGCGGCCGAGCAGGATGAGCGCCACGATGACTGCGGCCGCCTCGAAGTAGACGTTGACGGTTCCTGCCGGGAGAACCGAGGGCAGGAATGTGGCAACGACGGAATATGACCAGGCCGCGCCCGTACCGACAGTGACGAGCGAGTTCATGTCAGGCGTTCCGCGCAGGATTGCAGGGATGCCCTTGCGGAAGAACCGCATGCCGGGGCCGAACAGAACCGCCGTGGTCAGCACGAATTGGAAGACCCAACTCGTCTGCTGTCCGATCGTCGTCATCACCAGGTGGTGGACTGACGGCACGAGATGCGACCCCATCTCGAGAACGAAGACCGGGAATGCCAGCAATCCGGCTGTAGCCAGGGCCAGGCGCAGATCGCTCATCTCCTTCTCGCGGGCGGCACGTTCGCGATCTTCGCCCGCCTGCTCGCGCTCTGTCCGCTTGGGCTGATAACCAGCCTTACGAATGGCGCGTTCGATGTCCTCCAACGACGCTAACCCTTCATGATAGGTGATGCTGGCTCTCTCGGTCGCCAGATTCACACTGGCCGCGGTCACGCCTGGAACGGTCCGTATGGCCCTTTCGACATGGCTGACACAGGACGCGCAGGTCATCCCCTCGACGATGAGTTCCGCATTGATCTCGGGTACCGAGTATCCGGCGCCGTGAACCGCATTGACGATTGGCGCGGGATCGAGCGGTCCGGCCAGGGCGATATCCGCCCGTCCGGTAGCGAGGTTTACGGTCACTCCAAGGACATCAGGGACCTGCGCGATCGCCTTCTCGACATGCACTACACAAGAGGCACAGGTCATGCCTTCTACGGGAACGCTGAGCTTGCTCGACTGTGGGTTGATACCCTCGGGCAGTCGAATCGCTGTTCCATCGCTTCGCATTGAGAACACTCCAAAATATCACATCTTGGAGTGGTTTCTGCGGCTTCCAACGATTGTAAGGTCAAACGAAATCTGCAGCCTTTGCATGGTTTCGGCTCGCTATCGTTTATTTGCCTACCCGCCTAAGTGGCGGTCGAGATTCCGGACGCGCAATCCTCCAAACTAGTTTAAATTACTGATAATTAGTAGGTATTCGGAGTGAGAACCTCCCGTGGAATTCCGCTTGACCTTGCCACGGTGGCAAGCCGGACAAGCCCAGCTCCACTACGGAAAGGTAACTCCAAATGACTACTTTCACTGTGAACGGGATGAACTGCGCTTCCTGTGTACATCGAGTAACCAGTGCGGTGCAGGAGCTCGATCCTGAAGCGATGGTCGCCGTCGATCTTGCCGGCAAGACCGTCCAGACAGATGCCTCGGCCAGTCTCGAAGCGATCAAATCGGCTATCGAGAATGCCGGATATGAAGCCGTTCCGGCCTGACGACGGGCCGGGAAGGTGGCGTCCCAGGCCAACCGCAGTTCCAGGGTCAATCTGTCGAGCGACCCAGAATCGACGGCTTGGTCTTCCGGCGCAAATCCCGGGGGCAGCTCCATGAAACGAAGGTACTGGAGCTGCCCTCAAAACCATAGGATATGGCTCTGGCTTGCCCCTGCGTGCGAGGGCGGAGTGGGACGAGGACTATGATTGAGACTGAAAGACTCTTGCTGCGGCGGTGGAAGGACAGCGACCTCGCTCCATTCAGCGAAATGGGGCAGGACCCTGAAGTGATGCGGCATTTTCCCAAGCTTCTCTCCCGCGAGGAATGCGAGGTGATGATCAGGGACAGGTTTGAGGCGCATTTCGATCGACACGGTTTTGGCCTGTGGGCGGTCGAACGAACCGACGACCATTCGTTCATCGGCTTTGTGGGTCTGGGGCACGTCGCGTTCGCCTGCCCGATCGAAGGCCAGGTCGAGATTGGCTGGCGGCTTGCGAGGAGCGCATGGGGCCACGGTTTCGCGTATGAGGCCGCATCAGCAGCGATGAAGTTCGGCTTTGGGGTGCTGGAACTCGGGAGTATCGTCGCGATGACCGTGACAGGAAACGAGCGCTCGCAACACCTCATGGGCAAGCTCGGCATGACAAGGGCGCCGGAGCTCGACTTCGACCATCCCTGGATCGAGGAAGGGCATTTGGTGCGCCCACAGATCGTCTATCGCAAGGAGGCTCCGGCCCGATAGGAGGGAGCGTGTCAGCGGTCCGACATCGGGCCCAGTTCGGCCAGGTGCAGGCTGGAAAGCACGGCGTCTTCTGTACTTTCCAGGAAGCCAACTGCCAGGATCGAATTGACCGTCGCGAGATAGGATTCCGACTGATCCAACCGCCGGATCGCCTCTTCGTCGCGCCAGAAGGTCAGAACCGTGCATTCATTCCCGTTGCGCATCATCGCCACGCCTTCGAAGCCGTCCTGCTGGCGGAACATCGGCAACGAGATGTCGCGTGCGAATGTCTCGTACTCGGGGGCTCGTCCCTCGATCACCGTGGCCTTCCAGATTCGAGCAATGGTCATTCGTGAACTTCCCGCCTGAACCATAGCGATCAATACGACCCCGTCATAGCAGATGCACCCGCTGACAAGGAGTAAGCGGGCAGCGTGGCTGGGTGCCAAGGGCGCGCAAGCCGAAGAGCCCGTTCAAGCACCTTGTCTAGTCGCCCGAGCTGTTCGTCTGGTGGTGATGATCTGCGTGCGCTTCCCGCTGACTTATGGAACTTGGAAGACCTTCTGGCCGAGCTTTGGATGGATATCTGTCACAAAGCCGTGCGTCACTGGTGGAATCCGTGCGGCCCACTGTTCGCCGGTGACAACAGGCGACAGCGGATTGGCCGAGATCGGGTTGTTTGCGGAATGACCGGTTCTTGAGGTCTTGGGCTGAAAGCAGCTGGTCCGCCTTCGGCCCATATCGGTCGCTCAAGTTCGCTTACAAGCCTCGCATATCCTTGGGAACGCACCACCTCTCGAAACACTAACTGCCAGCCAACCCGTTTGCCTTGATCAGCACCGCAACCCCTCTTGTTCGCGAGCGTAAAAGTGACCCAACCGTGCCATCGAGGTATCGCGCGAACATTGGGTGCCCCTCGTCTCTTGGGGCGCGTAGGCCCCTGCCGCGATTAGCGAAACAATTGACATTCAGCGTCACCAATGAAAGCCCTTGTTTCGAGGGGGGCTTCATGAAAATTGATTGTCGCATGCCCAAGCTCGGCATTTGAGCAAGGACGTCCGTCCGATCAAGGTCGCCATCATCGGCGGCGGATGCGCTTCGATGACGACGGCGTGGGAACTTTCTCGACCGGACCATGGGGGCAAGTACGAAGTAACAGTCTACCAGGAAGGCTGGCGGCTGGGAGGCAAGGGCGCGTCTGGCCGTGGTGCCAGCGGGCGGATTGAAGAACACGGCCTGCACATCTGGCTCGGCTTTTACGACAACAGCTTTCGCATGATGCGCCAATGCCATGCCGAACTGGCGGCCAGGGGCATGGGTGACATCTACGGCGACTGGCGCGATGCGTGGACGCCGAAAAACGATATCGCGTTGTGTTCACAATCCCCCGAGGGCGGCTTCACCCATTGGCGTGCACACCTTCCTCCTCGCCCCGGCCTGCCCGGAGATCCCCTGCCGCGGGACGCCGGGTTTTCGCTGACTCACTACCTGGCAAGCGCGTTCGACCTGTTCCGCGCGCTATTGCTGGATACGAGCGTGAACGGGCACGGCGTTGCCACCGCCAGCGAATCAACTGGCGATCCGGACCAGTTGGCACGCAGACTCGCCTCGATGGTCAAATTCGGCTCATTTGCTACTACGGCGGGACTTGCCCAGATGCTGGGATTGCTCGCTTCGCTAAGCCGTTCGGCCACGCCCGACAATGCAGAGGCCATGCTGGGCGGGGTGGAGAAGGTTTGCAGTTCACTGAGGCAATGGCTCGAGGACAGGTGGCTGGCCGACAGTGAGAATCGTTATCTTTGGGAGATCGCGGACCTTACCCTGGCAACCATCGTAGGCATGACGCGTCACAGGGTCTGGTTCGATCCGCGCGGACTCGATGCGATCGAGGACTACGAGTGCAGAGAGTTCCTGCACATGCACGGTGCCTCGTTGCGCTCGTTACAATCGCCCTTCATCCGCGGCCTCTACGATCTCTCGATGGGCTATGAGAATGGTGACATGACCCGGCCCTCGCTGTCGGCGGGTCAGGGGCTGCGCGGCACCATGCGGACGTTCTTCAGTTATCGCGGTGCTTTCATGTGGAAGATGCGCGCCGGGATGGGCGATGTCGTCTTCGCGCCTCTCTACACCGCCATGAAGGAACGTGGCGTCAGGTTCGAGTTCTTCCACCGGCTGACCAACATGGGCATGGCGAGCGATGGCGACCACGTCGACAGCCTGACTTTCGACATTCAGGCGAAGACGAAGCGGGGACGCGAGTACCGTCCGCTAGTGCCCGTCGCGGGTAAACCCTGCTGGCCGTCAGCGCCGGACTTCGGCCAGCTCGCGGGTGGCGCGACGATGGCGAGTGAAGGCTGGAATTTCGAATCGCACTGGGATCGACGCCGGGTCGGCACCAGGACCCTCGCACTGGGGCAGGATTTCGATCTGGTCGTGTTGGGAGTGGGCATCGGTGCCGTGCCCTACGTGGCAAGCGATTTCGTGGAACGCGACCCACGCTGGAAGGCGATGTGCGACAATGTGAAGACCGTCGCGTCGCAGGCGTTCCAGGTGTGGATGGACGAAGATCTTGGTGAACTCGGCTGGCCGGGACCAGCCTATATCACCGGCGCGTTCGCCAAACCCTTCGATACCTGGTGCGACATGGCCCATGTGGTGCCGGAGGAGGGCTGGAAGCAGTTGCCGAAGACTTCGGTCTATTTCTGCGCTGTACTGCCCGACCCGGCTGATCCGCCGGACGAGAACGATCGCGGCTATCCTGCAAGGCGCGCCGCCGAAGTTCGCGCCAATGCGGAAGAGTTCCTGCAAGGACCCGTACGCGAGGTCTGGCCACGGGCCTACGACGCCAAGGGCGATTTCCGATGGGAGATTCTGAAGACGGAAACTGAAGGCCAGACGACGCTCAAGGGCAAGGCGCGGTTCGAGAGCCAGTATTGGCGCGCCAACGTCAACCCTTCGGACCGGTACGTCATCCACACGCCGGGCAGCCACCGGTATCGGATTTCGCCGCTCGACATGACTTACGACAATTTGACAATCTGCGGAGACTGGACCGATAGTGGGTTCAGCTCGGGTTGCGTCGAAGGGGCCGTTATGTCCGGCCTGCTTGCCGCGCATGCACTTTGTGGTTCACCAAAGCTCGAGGATATCACGGCCTATGACCACCCCTGAGAAGTCCCGTTCCAACGGCAAGACGACCAAGGGTACCAAGCGTGTAAAGCGCAAGGCTCCGGCTCGCTCCGGCCCCATCCGTACCAGCGTCGACCTGCCGCAGGATCATCACGACTATCATGCGCAGGCTCACCACCAAGGCCATCCGGTCGGCATGTCGCCGCAGACCGAGGCGAACGTCCAACTCGACGAAGGACTGATCAACAAGGCCGTGGCCGATGCGGTGCGCAGTGCCAACAAGGTGCTGAACGACACCGTCGCTCAGGGGCGCATCGCGGCCGAACATTTCCGTCATGGCGACTACAACATGCGCGATGTGCCGGTCGATGTGCAGATCCTTGGCCAGCGCATGATCAAGCTGGCGCGTGAACTGAGCGAGACCACGCTGAGCATCTGCGAACAATTGCTGCGCCAGCTGACCCAGATCCCCACGCCGCCAAGGCCGGGGGTGCCGGGCAAGGTGCCACCATTCCCGACTGGCACGGGTAGCACCGCCGCGCCGCCGTCTTCGCATGCCTCGCCATCGGCCGATCCGGCTCGCGACGACAGAGTCCTGCCCCTGGCCGTTGTGTTTACGGGCAACCAGGCGGCCAAGGCGTTGCCTTCGCCGCTGTGGAAGCCGCAAAAGCCGACCTCCCCACAGCAACTCCATATCACCCCACTCCAGCCCCTGGGAGGCAAGGGCAAGCAAATTGAGGGCGTGAGCTTCAGCGTCGACATTGGCGGTGCGCTTACTGCGACGGTACCGGTCCCGGCCGGGCAAGCGCCCGGCGTCTATGCCGGGATGGTGACGACGGACAGCCAGGGCGCACCGCTGGGCGTGTTGACCATCGAGGTCGTCGGATAGGTATGGAGGTCAGCCCGCAACCCGTTTTCGCGC from Erythrobacter mangrovi encodes:
- a CDS encoding heavy-metal-associated domain-containing protein, with protein sequence MTTFTVNGMNCASCVHRVTSAVQELDPEAMVAVDLAGKTVQTDASASLEAIKSAIENAGYEAVPA
- a CDS encoding GNAT family N-acetyltransferase, giving the protein MIETERLLLRRWKDSDLAPFSEMGQDPEVMRHFPKLLSREECEVMIRDRFEAHFDRHGFGLWAVERTDDHSFIGFVGLGHVAFACPIEGQVEIGWRLARSAWGHGFAYEAASAAMKFGFGVLELGSIVAMTVTGNERSQHLMGKLGMTRAPELDFDHPWIEEGHLVRPQIVYRKEAPAR
- a CDS encoding antibiotic biosynthesis monooxygenase family protein — protein: MTIARIWKATVIEGRAPEYETFARDISLPMFRQQDGFEGVAMMRNGNECTVLTFWRDEEAIRRLDQSESYLATVNSILAVGFLESTEDAVLSSLHLAELGPMSDR
- a CDS encoding FAD-dependent oxidoreductase, yielding MSKDVRPIKVAIIGGGCASMTTAWELSRPDHGGKYEVTVYQEGWRLGGKGASGRGASGRIEEHGLHIWLGFYDNSFRMMRQCHAELAARGMGDIYGDWRDAWTPKNDIALCSQSPEGGFTHWRAHLPPRPGLPGDPLPRDAGFSLTHYLASAFDLFRALLLDTSVNGHGVATASESTGDPDQLARRLASMVKFGSFATTAGLAQMLGLLASLSRSATPDNAEAMLGGVEKVCSSLRQWLEDRWLADSENRYLWEIADLTLATIVGMTRHRVWFDPRGLDAIEDYECREFLHMHGASLRSLQSPFIRGLYDLSMGYENGDMTRPSLSAGQGLRGTMRTFFSYRGAFMWKMRAGMGDVVFAPLYTAMKERGVRFEFFHRLTNMGMASDGDHVDSLTFDIQAKTKRGREYRPLVPVAGKPCWPSAPDFGQLAGGATMASEGWNFESHWDRRRVGTRTLALGQDFDLVVLGVGIGAVPYVASDFVERDPRWKAMCDNVKTVASQAFQVWMDEDLGELGWPGPAYITGAFAKPFDTWCDMAHVVPEEGWKQLPKTSVYFCAVLPDPADPPDENDRGYPARRAAEVRANAEEFLQGPVREVWPRAYDAKGDFRWEILKTETEGQTTLKGKARFESQYWRANVNPSDRYVIHTPGSHRYRISPLDMTYDNLTICGDWTDSGFSSGCVEGAVMSGLLAAHALCGSPKLEDITAYDHP